The following are encoded together in the Mycolicibacterium arabiense genome:
- a CDS encoding acyl-CoA synthetase, whose protein sequence is MSGDVKFNLSDVFGSVAKSIPDETFLVWRDRRMTYAEVDARVDGFAHYLASVGLGCHTERDGLAGHESGQDHLGIYLRNGNEYLEAMIGGFRARVAPFNVSYRYVEEELLYLLTDSKSRALVYPSEFAPRVAAIRDRLPHLTVLIQVADDSGHELLPGAVDFESVVTTPPPASGMPTPTGDDLYILYTGGTTGMPKGVLWRQHDIFLSSMGGRPWGSEQPLASYEELAAKAGASPGAMSILMIPPLMHGAAQWATFNMVTMGGRVVIPDDVERMRPAEVLRLAERERVLSIPVVGDAIARPLVEEIEAGDYDLSGLVTISNGGAPMSPTVRARILAALPNIMVMDAVGASESGAQMSTFNAAGAEATPATFTPQFDTAVVSADLDRVLRPGEGKGWLARRDLIPLGYLGDAEKTARTFPTIDGVRWSVPGDRANVLDDGRIELLGRDSVTINSGGEKIFVEEVERAIAAHPAVYDVVVVGRPSERWGSEVVAVVQFAEGASATDEELVATCRTSIARYKIPKAFVRAEAIVRSPAGKADYRWAKSVAAEGVRSR, encoded by the coding sequence GTGAGCGGTGACGTGAAGTTCAACCTGTCCGACGTCTTCGGGTCGGTCGCGAAGTCCATTCCCGACGAGACGTTCCTTGTATGGCGCGACCGCCGGATGACCTACGCCGAGGTCGACGCCCGCGTCGACGGCTTCGCCCATTACTTGGCGTCCGTCGGCTTGGGTTGCCACACCGAACGCGACGGCCTGGCCGGCCACGAGTCCGGGCAGGACCACCTCGGCATCTATCTGCGCAACGGCAACGAGTACCTCGAAGCCATGATCGGCGGGTTCCGCGCGCGGGTCGCACCGTTCAACGTCAGCTACCGCTACGTCGAGGAGGAACTGCTCTACCTGCTCACCGACTCGAAGTCGCGTGCGCTGGTCTACCCCTCGGAGTTCGCGCCGCGGGTCGCCGCCATCCGGGACCGGCTGCCCCACCTGACGGTGCTGATCCAGGTCGCCGACGACTCTGGACACGAATTGCTGCCCGGCGCAGTCGACTTCGAGTCCGTCGTCACCACACCGCCGCCGGCGAGCGGTATGCCGACGCCCACGGGCGACGACCTCTACATCCTCTACACCGGCGGGACCACGGGCATGCCGAAGGGCGTGCTGTGGCGCCAGCACGACATCTTCCTGTCCTCGATGGGCGGACGGCCCTGGGGCAGCGAACAGCCGCTGGCGTCCTACGAGGAACTCGCCGCCAAGGCCGGCGCGTCCCCCGGGGCGATGTCGATCCTGATGATCCCGCCGCTGATGCACGGTGCCGCCCAGTGGGCCACGTTCAACATGGTCACGATGGGCGGACGCGTCGTGATCCCCGACGACGTCGAGCGCATGCGACCCGCCGAGGTGCTCCGGTTGGCCGAGCGGGAGCGGGTGCTGAGCATCCCCGTCGTGGGCGACGCGATCGCGCGGCCGCTGGTCGAGGAGATCGAGGCGGGCGACTACGACCTGTCGGGGTTGGTGACCATCTCCAACGGCGGAGCGCCGATGTCGCCGACGGTCCGTGCGCGCATCCTCGCCGCCCTGCCGAACATCATGGTGATGGACGCCGTCGGGGCGTCGGAGTCGGGCGCGCAGATGAGCACGTTCAATGCCGCGGGCGCCGAGGCCACGCCTGCGACGTTCACCCCGCAGTTCGACACCGCCGTGGTGTCGGCCGACCTCGACCGCGTACTCCGACCGGGTGAGGGCAAGGGCTGGCTGGCCCGCCGGGATCTGATCCCGCTCGGCTACCTCGGTGACGCCGAGAAGACCGCCCGCACGTTCCCCACCATCGACGGCGTGCGCTGGTCGGTGCCCGGTGACCGCGCCAACGTGCTCGACGACGGGCGCATCGAGCTGCTGGGCCGCGACTCGGTGACCATCAACTCCGGTGGCGAGAAGATCTTCGTGGAGGAGGTCGAGCGGGCCATCGCGGCGCACCCGGCCGTGTACGACGTGGTGGTCGTCGGAAGGCCTTCGGAGCGCTGGGGCAGTGAGGTGGTCGCGGTCGTGCAGTTCGCCGAGGGCGCTTCGGCCACCGACGAGGAGCTCGTAGCGACCTGCCGCACGTCGATCGCGCGCTACAAGATCCCGAAGGCGTTCGTCCGGGCCGAGGCCATCGTCCGCTCGCCCGCGGGCAAGGCCGACTACCGCTGGGCCAAGAGCGTCGCAGCCGAGGGCGTGAGGTCTCGGTAG
- a CDS encoding SRPBCC family protein, giving the protein MTRGRTWWTRSADCVLAEDVPAPPEVVRDFYVDLCNIREVHPLVVSVRPTDRVRRRDGYVQSYRVRDRIRLGHLTVGVTYTATLTVPDAGDVLTEARQFPYVRLDGVVSFEPSAGGTRVTERLRVVAPAPLASVTVRQATAAHVEMLAGIRRRFAQPTGR; this is encoded by the coding sequence ATGACGCGCGGCCGCACGTGGTGGACCCGCAGTGCCGACTGCGTGCTCGCCGAGGACGTGCCCGCGCCCCCTGAAGTCGTCCGCGACTTCTACGTCGACCTCTGCAACATCCGCGAAGTCCACCCGCTGGTCGTGTCGGTCCGCCCGACCGATCGGGTTCGGCGCCGCGACGGCTACGTGCAGAGCTATCGGGTGCGCGACCGCATCCGGCTGGGCCACCTCACCGTGGGGGTCACCTACACCGCCACCCTGACCGTTCCCGATGCCGGCGACGTGCTCACCGAGGCGCGCCAGTTCCCCTACGTGCGCCTCGACGGCGTCGTGTCGTTCGAGCCGAGCGCCGGAGGTACCCGGGTCACCGAGCGTCTTCGCGTGGTGGCGCCCGCACCGTTGGCCTCGGTCACCGTTCGTCAGGCCACGGCCGCCCACGTCGAGATGCTCGCCGGCATCCGGCGTCGTTTTGCTCAGCCGACCGGTCGATAG